In Juglans microcarpa x Juglans regia isolate MS1-56 chromosome 1S, Jm3101_v1.0, whole genome shotgun sequence, the genomic stretch ACTATATTCCAATAAGATTGGAAAAAATATGCATTATACCCATCTGGACCAGGGGACTTCAAAGGACCCATTTGTGTCAACGCTTCTTCTACCTCATCTCTTGTGAATATTTTCTGCAAGGCTTCATTCATTTCAGCAGTCACTCGAGACTCTATGAATTTCGAACAATCTTCAATGGCTTCAGTTGTAAGATCTGAGGAATTAAAGAGATcttgaaaatattgtttgaaagcTTCTTGTATGTCCTCCTGATTCTCTCATATTCTTCCATGCATGTCTTTCATTTTTGTAATCCtgtttctattctttctttgtGTTGCACACTTATGGAAATAGCTTGTGTTTTTGTCACCTTCTTTATACCAATTAATTTTAGCTCTTTGTCTCCATTTAAGATCCTCTTGATCCAGTAGAAAGCCTAATTCCTTCTGTAAAGTTTTTATTGTTGCAGCATTATGAGATCCCTTTTGTTCCTGCATCTTTTTTAACAAATCTGTTTTCAGTTTAATATCCTTTTCAATGTCAGTTTTCTTTTCCAAGctccattttatcaaatttctaccACAGTTTTTTAGCTTCACATTTACTATTTTTCAATGATCCTGCacctcattattttttaaccacctttctttaataattttttctcccTCTGAATCCTTCACCCATTTAGCCTCAAATCtgaatattcttcttcttctattctgTTAGAAATTGTCCTTGTTCATTGTCAGTAGAATAGGTTTATGGTCTGATCTTCTTGTTGTCAAAGTTTCCACTTGGTATGCTTTGAACATATTTGTCCACTGAGAATTAGCCATTGCTTGATCTAATCTTCTTTTTGTAAAACTAGTCTTCATGCTTATTGCTCCAAGTGAAAATATCACCATTCCATCCTAAGTCATTCAATCTATTACACTCCATAACCTATTTGAATTCCTCCAAATTGTTTGTCTGGCCTTGGTCTTCCTCCATACTTCTCTGTGGTAGTTAAAATCTCCAATGACACACCAAGCCTCATCAAAACCTGGTTTGAGTAAAGATAACAAAATGTCTcacatcttttatttgtttcaggATGCCCATAAAAATCAGTAAGAAACCACTGAAATCTCTCATTCTCCTCAGCAACATGGGCATGAATACAATTTTGGGAGTAATTTACAATTTCCACAGCAAAGACATTATTCCACAACATAGCAAGACCCCATTTTCTCCCCATAGCATTAACTACAAAGCAATAGTCAAAtctcagttttctttttatggcCTCAAAACTTGTACTCCTTAGTTTTGGCACCATGAGAAAAACTAAGTTGGGTCTCTTTTATCTGACTAACAGACAGAGATCATGAACTGTTCGTGGGTTCTCAAGCCCACGGCAGTTCCAACGTAAGTGTTTCATGGTGATTGGCGGGACTGAGTAGTAGCCACCGCCACAACCTTCTCCACCCTATATTCACTAACTCCTCCTTCATctattttgtcctttttttaaGGCCCTTGGTTTTCTTTAGCATCATTTCATCAAACATATAATGTTTTTTCCCAATATTCAAACTAACAGATTAGGTACCAACTTGTGTTCTTGCTCTCATTTTCCAGCTACTTTGATTCTTCCCTTGCTACCAGTTTCAGTCTGACCCCCATTTTCGTTGTTCCCCTCTGTGGTGTGCATAGCCATAGGCCTTTCATCCTGCATGTCAATACTCACCATCTTGGGCTGAATAATCATAGTCTCCTCAATTTGATCCAAgtcctttataaaaaatgaactaTGTCCACTTCCACAGTCCTCAGcttcaacatttttcttttcattttccttatCCCTGACAATTAAATTCCTTTGATATAACACTTGTGGTTGAACAGAAAAATCTTCATTCAAATTCAGATTCTCCTCTCTACATCCACCCATATTTTCCTCTATCAATGAGTTTCTGAAATTGTTTCCACCCATCTAGTCATGTTCCAAGTGTATGTTTGTGTCAGTTAACCCATTTTGAATATTTCTCACCTCTGAATCTACCCACTCCACCATTCCACTCATGCTTTTTTGCTCATAATTATTTTCCACTTTCTCATCAAACCATCTAGGTCGATTTGTCCTTTTACTAGAACTTGTTCAGCTCGTAACCATGCACCAAATTTGTCATTATCATCTTGATTATGAATTCCTTGTTTTACAATAACAGTGCAGCCCTGACTTTCATGTACAATTTTTCCACACTTAAAACATAACTTAggcaatttttcatattttaaaggTACCCAGACTCtgttttctttaatattaatcATTCTTCCCCTTGTTATTGTTTTATTCAAGTCAATTTCTACCTTCATTCCTAGAAATCTTCCCCACCCCATTCCATCTTTACTAGCATCAACCTCCTTAATCCTCCCAATTATTGCTCCTATTTGTGTTCCGGTTTCAAGATTCATACAAGCTAAAGGGAGGTTGTGAAGTTGAATCCAAAATTCTTTAGTATCAAAATTAAGTTGTTGAGAAGGAGTCAAACCATCAAAAGGCCTGAGAATGAAAAGATTGTTGTCAAAAAGCCATTTCCAACACCCTCTCCATGTCATCTTCAGTCTCAAAGGTTATTACAAAAAGGTTAAAACTAATGTCTTGAAACCGAAAAGGCTTACTCACcctccaaattttttttccatagttGTTTGTATCACTTCCTTGCCTACAAGTCGCTCTGTACAGGCCTTGCCCACTATACTTCTCCCCTTTCCCATTAGTATCCAACAAGTTTGTAACATCTACTTCAATTTGCCTATCTTCCTCCTCTGTTAGCCGTAACTTTCTCCACTTCTCCTCCAAGCTATTCATGATGAAAAACAAATCCTAAATCCAAAACACTGGAATAGGTAACACCACACTCACAGCAGAACCGTAAGCTTTGACAAAAACTCCACCTCTTCCCACCTCTTCCGCACAGAAcccaaaaaaatgagagaaaacaaGAGGAGACTTTATAAACTTTTCGGTTCTCGAAACATTAACTTGTGTTACTCTAATATAACTTGATACTACTTTTAATTATGATCCAGCACTGGGATCATGATCAGAtgccaaaatttttatttttgattaaaTTATAGTGGAGTATTATTTCAGAAAATATCAAGCCACGTCCTTCCATAACTCACTGTGAGttcattataaaaaaaggaaagaaaattaaacagATGTTGCGTGTGTGTGtacattgagagagagattttttatttatatattagaaaCCGATTACATAACCAAATAGTTTTGTTTCATATGTTAAAGAAGATGAATAGAATTAGTGATGAAATtattgcaaaaatgaaaaaaaatggaagaaaaaagtattagcatttcaatttatttcattaactctcgtttggattgagagataagatgagataagttgagatggcttgtgaatagtagtaagatttgtgagttgagataatttttaaaaattttgagtgtttggattggaagtgagatgaaatggttttaagTTGTTAGAGAATTGATAGATGTGGATCCCACAAATTATTgcataatatttgtaatgattttgttttatttataaatatatttataaataagtaataataattttttaaattacatacccaatttttttataatataattcataataatattataagataacaatatttttataaaatcaaattatataaaaaaatatcaaataaaaatattttttatttacaacatttttaattaattatgaaatatttataaaatcggtttattttatatttttattattatataaaataaattttatttttcaactgTTTCCTCCTTTTTTGCTAGGAAAGTTGAATGGAATCCATTCATTCTGAAAAGTACTAACCGTTTGCCTTTATTTGTCCTCTTCGGGAAGTAATTTGAAATCtggtaaaaaatttattttgaccgTTTGGTTAAGAGATGAGTTGTTCGTacgggatgagatgagattaatcATGAATCCAAACTAGGGCATAGACTTTGTACCCATTAAAGATAGATTAATCATGCATGACAGTACTACTGAAACTCCTTAAGAGAACAAAAACAAttacatttttttgaaaaaaaaaatctcaaaggcTTTTTATAATTTAGAGAGATAAAcgtaatatatgtatatattatataactcaTATTGTTGAAGgacattaaaaaatttaatttttgagcATGGATGCATGGTTGTAATTTGTTTTctgattctttttcaaaaaagttcCAACACTCGTGCATGGAAGTAGGTCCAATTAATCCCACCGTTTGCCACTTACTTGATCGCAACCTCCCATCATGCCTCCTCGTGCTGTCTCTCCACATGCATTCCATGAGTACCTTTTGCCTTTTCTCTTCCCGCACTACTTCatccttcctcctcctcctccatccTTAATTAATTTCCCTAATGCCAACATGATTCATGCtattattactttaaaaaaaaaaaaaaaaaaatgtattggcTCGCTTcttatcattttgaaatattccaaaaaataagtGTTATTGATGCAATTTTCCGACATAATTAGACCTCAACAATACAGTTGAATGACCAACGATGATGGCTTAAGCGATGACACAATGCTCAGATGATGCTcatagatgagttaaataataaataaaacatatacaatataaataaagagataaacacatatatttatatagttcgACTTTAAAACATCAATGGGTTCTCTTAGGACAAAATCTACAATATTGTTTGATAATTTGACAATTTCTCATGCAACACGTAGCTGAAAATACGATGGATAAAATAGAGTTAAAAGGGAGGTTGAAACAAATGATGTCGTTATGAGATAGAATCCCATGAGCTTGTAGATAAGGGTGCCATGTTTGTATAGATCCGGTTTCCTtctttagaataattgagttatACTtgttttatatcaattttatctttttgtatATTAGTGACTTTATCTCTTCCATATCTCACATCTTCATCTGATTTCTGTAATAAGCTTTTAATTGGCTGAATCTTAGTTATTTTGTATTCAAATAAGTACCATTTTGTGTGATGCCATAACGTGGTATAAACAGAATTTAAAAGATGTGCACCTCACACTTTTTATGGTTTAATGCACGTACTTGGTACTcgaaatcatatcatatcatatatttatatattaattagtagttTACAAAACTTAAATCTATtatcctttttaaaataaagggtTTTGTTACAACATCGGACTCTCGTACTCGCAACCGTTTATGtctatttagatagtgaaaatatctcatctcatctcatttcataattataattttttaaaatttttatataaaatataataaataatttaactttttttaaattttaaaataataataatattaaaaaataatattttaataatattttatttaatttttaacttttacttcAACTCATTATCAATTTAGACTATATGCATTTACCGTCGGTTTGGATTTATTTCCAGGCCTGATTGATATATTTGATCATCGACGTTCATATTATATCCAATGATCCCAGCCgtctattaatttatctacAGCTTTGTGGGGCCTTTAAACGATGGCGAGTCAAAGACGTAAGCAAAGAAGACGGACAGCATGTCCACTTAAATACACACCAGTGGAACCCACAGTCGGTGATGACACGTATAATTTCACGATCCATCTCATAGATGTAGCTGTCACTCTAGCACTCACAGAAGTGCTTATAGCACTCAGGGGTGGGCTCTGCCACGTGTTGACGGCAACTTAACGCGACGATTTCTGTACACTCGTCAATCGTCTGGGTGGACACTTTGGCAGCTCTGATCTGTCTAGTTTAGAATTTCACGGTCTTTGATTTGCTGCTGAAAAAAAAGCAAATGATGCTGGTGCTGCCTTATGCTTCGTTTGCACGCAAGCTTGTCTTTCGGCTTCGGCTAACAGCTTCTGGCTTGAGCTGGGTAAAGACTTTCGCCGGTCTGCGACTTCACACGAGCAATAATTAGTAGAGTAATCAACGAGAATTAGACTGCGTTTGATTGTAAGATTTAAttaagtttaatttaattttaaattaaatttaatatttaatttttaaattattaaatttatcttaatttaaaatttctttatatttaaaatttataaatttttttaacttaacacatatttatacataaaatttataattatttttaactttttacaaaaattattaaattcattttaatatttaaattcagtttagataAATTTCGTataacttcccataaaaaacaGAACTGGACTTAGTTGAACATCCAATCTTAAGGTTTGGCTCAAACTTCCAGCTCACTATCTTTTTTCCCTCTGTTATTAATGTCATGACATATTTGGTAAAGAGCATTTAAAAcgaacaaacaaaaaaacatttacGTGTAGTTTGGATGATaatttaaatgagataaattgatataaaaataatatatttttaaaatattttttttaatattattattattttaaaatttaaaaaaataaattttttattatattttatataaaaatttaaaaaaattttaataataaaataagatgaaataaatactttttatatcGAAATGAGACTTTAAACTCGTTTGGttttacagataaaataaaagttaaaaattaaatataatgttgttataatattattttttaatattatttttattttaaaatttcaaaaatttaaataattttttattttttatttaagagtttaaaaaaattataataattatataaaatgagatgaaatgatttagaaaataaaCTAGGCCTTAAAATGAAaacgtaaaaatttaaaaaccaacGAAATAcatcttaaaaaattacataaaaatatttttttacttttttttttatcaatagtGTTTTTTTAACTATgttaacttttaatttattccattatttttctacttttcttttcataaattgTTTTATTCCATTATTACGTAAACTTCAGTCACGTTTCTATCttatgccctttttttttttttttttttttctttctgaaatGAGAACTATTTTTAAAAGCCCTTGCCTTGGTCTTGGGATTTAAGATGCCTCTATAAAATTCAAGAAACAGAAATGCAATTTTGCACAAAACTGACagagaatataatataatattacttttggaATGTCAACTTATGGGAATATATGCTCATCATGCACTCACTCAAGAAGCTGTTCATGAAGCTCATTATTTtccttcccaaaaaaaaaactgttcatGAAGAGTCCAGAGAGACatgccttttttgttttctagtcACTTTCATATTTTGGTATTCTGATTAAAAGATACACATGGAAGTGTCACAAATCATATCAtgctttttaaattttggttgtatttaaatattaaattaaaataaattgagttgagttgagataataaaatattattttttaatattattattattttaaaatttaaaaaaattaaattatttattatattttatattaaaatttaaaaaaattataatgataaattaaaataaatttatcaaccAAACGAATCATATTACCATAATGTTTGTAagtgaatattatttatttttaaaatttatacaaaaaaaaattatttatacaagtaTTAATAGATAAGTTTCTGATATGCCTTTTGTACAAAAAGGACcccacaataaaaaaaaaaaaaaaagtgtaatttttttttttagtgaaaccTATATTTCTACAAAAGATCTATATAAAACTTACGTATTTGTAAGTTATATCTGACATTATTCTTgtacaaaatatatcatcatgtattatttgaaattttcaagtggagagaaataattttttaattcaagtaTTGTAAGGTTTTTAGTGGAGGTAGTGGCATTTTCCAGGAGGAGCTTAGCCAATTGCCAGTGACAAAGTCCacacttgagagagagagagagagagagagagagagtgtggggTTTCGGTTTCTCTATGTTTGAAGTCTGCTCGTCATTTTCACGCTGACACAGGGATAGGTCATCTCCATCAACATTTTTCAGACCCTTTTTATTGTGCTGTTCTACATCCTGCGGGCGCGCCAGAATTGCTAATCCTTCGAAACCAAATCCCACTTGAAAATTGCTAGGATTCCATTTTAGGTTCCTCCACAGAAGTACAGGCTCAAACttgaaagccaaaaaaaaaaaaaaatctagtggTTTGCCCATGGTTGTTTCTTCTTTCCTCCATGAACTAAACCTTCATCACTGTTACAGCCCCGAACTTTTTTCGTCGCCTTCAGGACTGCCGGTCATGTGTTGTATGGTCTCTTCCATGAAAACCCACTTCTGAGTACGAAAAGTATCCCTCCTTTTTTTTCACCTCTATCTTTGCCCTGCCTTCTTGCCAATTCGCAGCTTCAAAATCAATCGTTTGATAATCCCAAGTCAAGCTCAAGTCTCAGAATCTATTTTCCATCCACATAACACATTTAAATCTCTTTGCGAAACCATGATTCTCTAATTCCCCGAAAGTCTGCAACTTGAGCTTAAATTTAATcgtttttttgttgtttctaaTCTTGAATACTCAAAATTCATTCGCATTCTGAAACTCAATCGGTTCCTCCTCCGGATCGAAAACCCAACTCACCAAATCCTCAAAAAGTCACAACCTAGTTCTTCAAAGCAATCCTTTTTGTTTACTCCTTCCTATAAGTTTTGCAACGTAAAAGGGGTTAGAAGCTCTGGTTCTTTTGGCCTCAAATTGAAAATGCAAGACCCAGCAATATTCCAACCCACCAAACCGCATTTCCCAGAGCAAGAGCAACTCAAATGCCCACGCTGTGATTCCTCAAACACCAAGTTCTGTTACTTCAACAACTATAACCTTTCACAGCCACGCCACTTTTGCAAGAACTGTAGGAGGTACTGGACCAAAGGCGGTGCTCTGAGAAACATCCCAGTGGGTGGTGGAACCCGCAAGAACACAAAGCGGGCATCAAACCCAAAACGATCTTCATCTTCATCGGCTTCATCATCAACAACATCAAATTCGGTGGTGCAGAACCCGGGTCCGGAGCATGACCCAAACCTGCTTTATGGTGCTACTGTAGGGGATCAGGACCGTGGGATTCTGGATATCTCAGGGAGCTTTAGTTCTCTTCTGACATCAAATGGGCAGTTTGGAAGTCTTCTGGAGGGTCTGAACCCCAATGGGTCCGGTGTGAAAATGGTACTGGGTGACTTTGCAGAGACTTTGAATACGGGCCATGTGTTGGACACGAGTTCTGTTCGAGACCCGGGAATGGACATGAAGAGGGATAGCAATTCAGAGAGTTATGTAGGTTTGCAGAGTGGCGATTCAAGCTGTTGGACTGGTGGTAATGGATGGCCCGATCTTGCCATTTACACACCAGGTTCAAGTTTTCAGTAGAGAAAAGAGAGTTTAGtgtcttttatttaatttatttttctgattatGCTAATTATGATAATCTCTATACTAAGAAACTAGCGATGGGTTAAAGAGAGGAGGATGAATAAGGCAGGCTTATTGTAGCATTTTCTAATGCTATTGAGGGCGACATACAACACTAGCATCCTTTTGTTGGGAAAtggttcttttttctgtttctgtATGGTTTTTGTTTGCATGCCTTGTATGAgtgaaaagagacaagaaaaaatgataactACTTAGTATTATTTCTTAGGCGGTCTGAACTTTGGGAGATATGCTGCATTTGTTTTACTCGAAAATCATTGTCTTCATGAAAAATTGTTCCATCTTTATACATCAATGCATGTGTATAGTGTTGTATGTacgtgtgtgcgcgcgcgcgcgcgccaTTCTTGAATTGCAAAGGATTTTAGATCTGAAATCATTTGTTCATGCAAAAAAGTAACTTGAGGATTTGCGTTATGGGGAAATCCAAAGTCCATAGTTCTATAGTTTCTACTGTATTTGGAGGGCCTTAAAATATTCAACTTCCCCTCCTCTTggatatattatatcttatttatttaaaaatagactgaaataaaaaaaaaaaaaaacatttttatttgaacTATAACTAGTCTATTCTGCATGGTATTGAAGTCGGCTTTTGAGAGTGTGAGCTCCACTCCTCTCgtgctttcttttttctatattcttcacttttttttttttttttatatgtcggGAAACCTCTCTAAAGTAGGGTCATTCGGACTCACATATGCAGAGTAAACCCTGGTCTCGTGCACTACACGCTTATAAGTTTTCCTATACGAAATTGGTTAAATCGTTGAATTTTATCAAGAAGTGTGATTCTAAAGGATTGTTTGCGCCAATAAAATGTTTGACCTTAAATTTTGAAGGGGTGATTCTCCAAGACCAAGTTCGAAAGGATTGTTTTCTATATTCTTCACTAGTTCGTGTTAACTTTAAATATCATTGCTATCCATTTGATATTTTGGCTAATTTTGTATCGTTGGTGTCAACAAAAGAATGAGATCAAGTTTGAGAAGTTGTGCATGGAAAGTCTATTGATGTTGGATCTAATTAATAATACCATTCAAAACAGttgaagtttaaatttttggtaggattttgttgaaattgatTTGGTTGGTTGTGGGAATCAATTATTTTCGTAATAATATTCAACCAAATAATTTGAATCGCCAATTACTCTATTTTATGTCTCTCTCCTATAATGGGCCACACCCCATGGATCAACCTACGGTTTTACCATTTCGATATATAAAAATACGCATGCAGCTCCCTACGGACTTTAATATCCCATTATAGAATTGTCAATGTTGATGTGGGCAGGTGGTCTCATAATTAATGACAGATCAACCGTTGGCTCAAGTGGGATAAGTCTTGGGGTCGTGTTCTTTtgtcataaagaaattttataaaaataaatttataaattaaatgatactttaaatttattttataataaaagtaatgtattatataaaaatatatagtaaatttatttttataaaatctctctggttaaaatatttttctttatgatCACGACATGTCAGTCGATAATTTACTCGTGACGGAGATAGATTATACAACATAGTCATTACACATGTTGCGCTTGCACGATATCTGGGATTCATCTGAGATTCACCATCGTCATCAAAATTGAATGGCTTCATTATGTTGAATAGAACCATTGTGAAGAACCGGAACCATTAAACGGTTTTCGTTCTTGGGTGGTAAATGACAAATCGTTTATCGAGTTTTCGAGACACTTGGCCTCGCCAGTGGTTTGCCAAGTTGCCAATGAAAATGGAAGACTAGACAGAGCATGAGTATGACTTTGCTTCCTTCCTACCCCACGTTAAATGTAGCCTTTGCCTATCAATAGGAAGTGTGGCACCTATGCGCATCCTCTATGCCGTCCACTTGGTTGCCTCCTCATAGATGTGAAAATCTTTGGATTGGGAAGATCaagatatatatgcatgtactgTAGCTTCTCAGTTTTTGGTACAGAAGTCTGAAGTCATCTTTCCCATAAATATTTCCATCAAATTTGTTTATCTGGAAATACCCTCTTTATTTGTTCTCCTTTTTTTATTACCAGTGTCTGCACCTTTGTTCATATGACTCTTAACGATACGAACCTTGTCCTTCCTTCCAAGTTAAACTCTTTGTTTTGTGGATCCCATTCTTGCATTATCTGTATCCTCAAACAAGAGTGTACTACTAAAATTGGAATTACtcgaaaaagaagaaaaaaattatacaccTTCATTTGGTTCATAAACTAGAGGTGTTACCCGCCCCGTAAGGGACGAGGGGTGTGATTTTCACCCCCGCCccctttcattttaaaaaaaaaaatactacatttatttgagttaaaaattatttttaagtgtaaaagtaattaaaaatatatttttaaattcaaattataaatttaaattttgtaaatatgacaataatttaaaaactaggtaatttttaaatttgttaatgcatattttgtgtaaattgtagtatattaatttttaaactatatagtttttaaatttatcaatgcatattttgtgaacaagtctaacaaattgtaatatatatttatatatatatacaatttgtaatatatatatatatttatgtttatatatatatatatatataaatgtaagcggGGGCGAAACAGGAGAAAAACAGAGCGGGATTGGTCCCTCCCCGCCACCCGCCCCCGCTAGAGGCACTAGATGCGGGGTGGGAGGCCCCGCCCCCAGGATGGGTGGAGCGGGGTTGCCTGCCATGCGGGAGTAGAGCGGAAACGGGACagttcaaattctaaaataataataatattaaaaaataatattttaacaatattttatcatctcaactcaagtcagtttaatattcaaacacagcCTAA encodes the following:
- the LOC121247215 gene encoding dof zinc finger protein DOF3.1, producing the protein MQDPAIFQPTKPHFPEQEQLKCPRCDSSNTKFCYFNNYNLSQPRHFCKNCRRYWTKGGALRNIPVGGGTRKNTKRASNPKRSSSSSASSSTTSNSVVQNPGPEHDPNLLYGATVGDQDRGILDISGSFSSLLTSNGQFGSLLEGLNPNGSGVKMVLGDFAETLNTGHVLDTSSVRDPGMDMKRDSNSESYVGLQSGDSSCWTGGNGWPDLAIYTPGSSFQ